One window from the genome of Parasteatoda tepidariorum isolate YZ-2023 chromosome 8, CAS_Ptep_4.0, whole genome shotgun sequence encodes:
- the LOC107441398 gene encoding uncharacterized protein has product MWISSVASQDTMDFNWLNMKALCIMVCVGFLLLDATSAQSSISKTKVGAKNENITDIDNLNSNQTISRRQDGGFDLVSYFLNGNPVAQQSQQQQSQQTQQAAPSQQYLTIQQQHQLQQHLLQQQQQQQQDQLKQLQIQQLQQLQQPRSVDLNYQNNLVQQYQPQQNVPSSREGGIGIQLGLGNGYQSGGGGIGNGYQSGGGVGIGNGYQGGNNYAGGQQGKEIAIQIGAGKPITSVGGLISLLPRIFKVLTAGGKVMFGVELGNNFYFGPVGAKPLVKLG; this is encoded by the exons ATGTGGATCAGTAGTGTAGCATCACAAGATACGATGGATTTCAATTGGTTAAACATGAAGGCATTGTGTATTATGGTCTGTG ttGGTTTCCTCTTATTAGATGCTACAAGCGCACAATCCTCAATTAGTAAAACGAAA GTAggagcaaaaaatgaaaatattacagaTATTGACAACCTAAACTCAAACCAGACAATAAGTCGAAGGCAAGATGGTGGGTTTGATTTAGTGAGCTATTTCTTAAATGGAAACCCTGTTGCTCAGCAATCTCAACAACAGCAGTCTCAACAAACGCAGCAAGCTGCCCCATCACAGCAATATTTAACcatacaacaacaacatcaacTACAGCAGCATCTGCTCCAGCAGCAACAACAGCAGCAGCAAGATCAACTCAAGCAATTGCAAATACAGCAACTTCAACAGCTGCAGCAACCCAGATCTGTGGATCTCAATTACCAAAATAACTTAGTGCAGCAATACCAACCCCAACAAAATGTTCCATCAAGTCGAGAAGGTGGTATAGGTATTCAGTTGGGTTTAGGTAATGGTTATCAATCAGGGGGAGGAGGTATTGGTAATGGTTATCAATCAGGGGGAGGAGTAGGTATTGGTAATGGATATCAGGGAGGGAATAATTATGCAGGAGGACAGCAAGGGAAGGAAATAGCGATTCAAATCGGAGCTGGTAAACCAATTACTTCTGTTGGAGGACTCATTAGTTTGTTGCCCagaattttcaaagttttaacaGCTGGCGGTAAAGTTATGTTTGGTGTTGAGCtcggaaataatttttacttcggTCCTGTTGGGGCAAAACCCCTGGTAAAATTAGGTTGA